The Carassius auratus strain Wakin chromosome 30, ASM336829v1, whole genome shotgun sequence region CACAGAGCAGAGTGTTTGGTTGTCCAACATTCAGAGCCTGTCCTAAATGTCATAATCTGATTATGCATGAAAAGGGATGCAAATTTGTAATATGCAAATCATGCACTCACCAGTTTTGTTTTATCTGCTTGGAAAGTGATTGTAGCAAGGATAAAGCAAACTACTGGGAACTAACTTGCACAAAGCCGAGAGCAGAAAGACAGAGATTTATGGGACCACAATCCTAAACAGAGATTCCTCCCAGGGTTGgataatattgtataaaatgcaaatgcaagaTTTGTTAATTGCTATACAGAAGTGaccagtaaaataaatattttcacaatcatgcaatctataaaacaaaaatagcattgCATCGATCCCATCTTTTTCTCCTGTGCTTTAAATCTATGCTATGACATACACCTGACTGACTTGGAGTTTCGTCAGCAGGCATAACAACTCAAGTAAAACTCAATAAAGTAGGACCAGTTGACACAAGCTGGTTTGTACCTTATTAGTGaaactgactgtacattatctttATTATGACTCTCTGCCACTCTCTTTTCTACCTAATATGTAAGAAATCTTAAAAGAACAGCTCATGGTGCAATACACCATTCCATTTGAAGTATTAATGCATTTAAGTATTCTTAGTAGCAACCTATTTTTTATTTGGTTCTTCTTAACAGTTTACTTGTTTTCCTTCCAATTGTggtgtttttaatgttattgtttattgtcaTCACTTCATCTCATTCAATCTAACAGTATTCATATTAAAGTCTTATACAACAAAGTATTGTCCATAGTCAGGGTCTTTTTTTCAGGAACTTTAAATCTTAGGGAAATAAGGATATTTTTGAACGACATTAAGGTACTATAGATATCTACTTGACCCGATGCTTTGAACTTTAAAGCAGGGACAGTCATTTCATGGATAAATCCAGGAATATCATCTCaaagggattgttcacctaaAAAGTTCAATTCTTTTATTTGCCATCTTGTAACTTCCAACCCATTACACTTTGTttaatctttgaaacacaaattaagatatattttaataaaaataaaacaggtttTGCCCCTCCCCTGTATGTCTAGGTAACTAAAACTTATAAGATCCAAAGAGTCCACAAAAGGCGTTGTAAAACAAATCCATATGAAaagtttaatccaagtcttgtgGATTCtccatataaacacacaaacataaagtGCATCACGTATGCATCACAAGCCACAACAAACCTCAGTGATTAAGCTTCTATGTTTACCAAATGCCATGTTCTATTTATGCATGTTGATTATTGTTAAGATGTAAATAAAAGGCTGAAGTAAAtctgttcataataataattaaaaaaaaattaaaaagcaacAACTTAATTTTGGTTCTTGAAAGTTTTGGTTAGCTGGACTTTTAATGGATGGACAGAAAACACTcaggtttcatttaaaatatcttggatattaaatatcaaatattaactACAGTAATTTGGAACAATtcgagggggagtaaatgattacggagtttttttatttttgggtgaatcatCCATTTAATAACCTTTCTGTTCCTAGGGTGACCCTATGCTGGGATTCATCCTGCAACACATGACTACCATAAAACAGTGCATTTATACAACTGTTGTCATGAACACTGATGGAACTTCAAACCACCATCATTTCGAAACGTTTTCCCACACTGTTCACAAACataaggtttctctcctgtatgGATGCGGGAGTGGCGCTTGAGGGTCAATGCGTGACGGAAGCGTGCGCTGCAGATGGAGCAAGTGTATGGCCTCTCTCCTGTATGGATCCTCTGATGGATCTTGAGATGTTGTTTACGGTTAAAGTCTCGCTCACACAGGCCACAACGATACAATCTTCGGCCAGGGGGAAACGCATGGCGCTCAGGACCCTTGTAATTGTTGTGGAGCTTTGGGAAGTGGCTTTGTTGACCTGAGCTTGAAGATGACAGGAAATCTAGGTTGTGAGGCAAAGGAAAgggaaaaatacattaaagaaagTCTTGCATAATGGCATATACGTCATGTGAGAATGTTAGGACATCCTACTGAATTCCATGGTATCAGGACATAACAAAAATATCTGGACCTTGGAAAGTcttaaaatttcaaaataaagcCTCAGATGAACAATATCATGACATATCACATTGTGTCATTAATtgattaacaaaagcaaaaccaAGGTGTTAAAGTCATGATTGACAAAGTTTGGACACCCTGATTCAATTGCCTGTAGATCCACTTTTAGCAGTTATGAAGTAATCTTGAAGTAATAATTTTCTGTAAGACTTAATCAGTCGCTCACATCGTTCTGGAAGAATTTCTCTCCCACTCTTCTATACTACGTTGCTCCAGTTTATTGAGGTCTGTGGTCATCTGTTTATGCACAGCTCTCACCACATGATTTCAGTCAGGTGGAAGTCTGGACCATGACTGGGCTATTGCAGAACCttgattcttttcttttcagcCATTCTGTTGTAGATTTGCTTGTGTGCTTGGGATCATTGTCCCGTTTCCTCACCCAATCTTCGCCAAGCTTTAGCtgtaaatagattagaagtgaggagttggggtggaggagggatacCGAAAAACCgacgtgggacaggaggtaggaagactggatatatatacaagcttgtgtgctagttaagatgattagctaaactagatgcacctgtgccaatttggatgattatctgatcgtgctcctcctgaactttgttaataaaaccacatttctcaGAGTGTTACATGGTCTGATCTTGGGGTGAATTTGCTGGGACATCCACTTCTGGGAGGATTGGTGTCTGTTTTGAAAGTCTTCCACTTGCAAATATAATCGGTCTCACTGTAGAATGACAGActtcaaattgtttgaaaatggcCATATTACTTTTTCCAGATTGATGGCAGCAACAATTTCTTCTCTAAGATCATTGCTGATGTCTTATCTCATTGATATTGTGTTAACACACACCTGAAGGCTCCAGACCAGCAAACTGCCAAAACTTCTGCTTCACACTTTTTGACGATCAATTAATTCAAGGAATTTGATTAGCAGTGCCTGAGTTCTACTTACACTCTTGATTCATGTGTTAACAGTAAGGGTGTCACAACTTTGtcactttatttttgttaaatacataattacCCTGTGTAATATGTCATGTGTTGATGTTCGTCTGGTCCAATTTTaagaccagatatttttttttatgtcctgaTAATATAATACCATTTGCAAAATAATATCAGCCTCACTAGCATGACATATTACTTATACAGCACTTACCTAGGGATTGGCTGGTGGACTGGCAGTGCATGTTTGTTTGGCAGCTCTCTGACTGCAATGGCTCAGGTCTCCAGTCTTCCAGTAGTTGAGACTGTGCCAGAGAAAGTCTGTCTGAGTTAGGCTCCTCCACTACAGAGAGGGTAACTGGGACTGGTTCACCATATCCCTCCTCTTTTTCTACCTTTACAGCCACTTCAAGGGATGAATCCTCACTCAGCACGTTTGTAACCATTTCAGCACATCCCTGCTCAGTTTTGGTCATACTGTGTTGCTCATTCTTGAAGTCTAAAAAAAGAAGTGTCTCATTCAATTTCATCAATACTTTCCAAAGCATGCACTGTAGAAAACAATCTTGTTAAATGtacgtaaaaataaaaaaggcagtttTGCCAGCAATTCACCACAAAAAATGTTGTGGAAATGTTTAAGCTATTATGGGATGGCTTATTGGTAACTgtaatattttcacaaaataacagaaaatgtaacacaaaacacctgacatctgagaacaaaaacatttttttttttttaattgcatgttttAAACAACTTGAACCCTGAACAGTGTCATACAAGTGTATATAGATTTCACCACTGCGACAGCACAAGGTTATGGGTAATAACAACCCACAAGGGATATAAATGAACATGAAGCCAAAATGTGCCAGGTGTTACAGGGGCGGTATGTTATTGCGAAATCATTGACATTCGgtaattttaaatggtttaagcCTTTAAACGTACGCATTTTAATCGTCTCCGAATAACTTACCATTTGTCTCCTCTAATCTATAGGGGGTTGACTCTTCTAGCAAGCTGGAAGCCTGCGCGCATGCGCCTCCTTGGGGGTTCCCACAGACTGGTCCTCGCTGGAATACATCAGTTTCCCTGTGTCCACATACCTCATATACATGTTTCGAGTCTACAGCGTGCTCGGTTTGTTGCCGGACGTTATTAAGGGGATTTAACTGTGAACCCCCGCGCTGTACCCCGCTACAGCTAATGGGGGTCGTCACCAGCTCTCTGCTAACGTTAAAATCTTCAAAATTCTGTGGCTGTTGATTTAAGCGACCACAGACATTAGAAAGTTGTGTTTCAGCTGTTTGTAGCTTGAACTTCAGAGCACTGTTGTCCCGTAAAGCCTGTTGAATTCTGACCTGCACGTCTTTGAGTGCTCTGTCCAACAGTCTCGTGATCTCAGCGACGGCGATCTCTACCGCGACGCCGAGCGCGTTCTGCAGGGTCGCAGTCAGTTCATCCTGAAACGAGAACGAGACGTCAGCGATCACTGCGGAATTTGCAGGGCCTGCGTTTACCGCCATTTCCTTTCTCGTTTAAAATAACTTTACGACAATATTTTTAATGTCTTAAGAAGAGACGAAGCACACCGCTCACTGGATAACGCTGAAGCGGTGAACGTTTAGTAGTTGGCCAACCAAGACATACCCTTCGTTGCGTGCAGTTGAAACCATATATATGGTTAAAACGAGCGAAGACAACAGAATACCCTTAAATACCCTTAAATGTAAGAAACATTTGAATTAACTGTCTTTAATACTGTTAAAATGTCCAATATAAAGTGACTGAATAAAACTCCGGGAAACACAATAGTCCGCGTTGCATGTTTTATGTATGACGTCACTTTGTAGGCCGAtcggctgttttttttaattgcaaaaaacaGATATACAATAAGGCAATACTAGATAGTAATGAGATTCACAAGAACAGAGCATTGCGATCACACTGGTTCCCTCAACAAAAAGCAAAGTTTTCCATAGGCTTTTggtttatagcaaaaaaaaaaaaaaaaactgtgttcatGAAACTTACACGTTTTGTCCATCAAGCTAAACTTCACAAAACAATTAAATCTTTCATGAAGCCTAAATTAAAGGGGCAGAACTTAAAAGCTAAAGTTAGGCTATAAACGAACTACAGCTCCAGTCTTTGCCTTCAATGTCACCATCAGCATACTCCCAACAATTTGTGTTCAGGGAAATGATTTActctgtaatttaattttaatccaCACTGCATAAACCTTTTTGTTATTATCttgaatatatacaaaaatagagCCAAactaataaatagtaataaatattatagaaaataaatgaaataaccaTAACTAAATGACATATGAAAGCACATATTTCTGTAGATTTAGAAATAAGGTGCATTAAAAGTCAATAAATCCTTGatttatatgaacattttaatgaaaaacctGTCTCCACATACTATTCAATAAAATTCTAGTCCCCCAGCACAGTGCCTGTAGTCCCatttagcaacttgttagcaaCTGTCTTTTTAAAGAAACGTGACCGTTTAAAAAAACTCAAGAGTGGGGTGTAACTGTGTCAtagaataaaatgtgaaagtATCTTGTGCGAACCATGGATCTTTAGGTTCTGATaaaattttctgaaataaatatttctcaaGGTTGCACAGAAGAAATATCCTATCATAAGCATAGACTGTAAAAACACGGACGTAGTGTCTGTGATGTCACCTGTAGGtttctgaagagcgtttttgaagctcaaagtgagTGGAGCGGAATGTTACCATCTTGGTCATCACTGTGCATCACTCTGGACAAAGTGGATATTTTCCTTGTTTAGAAGGCCaatcaaagtaatttgctttCACAACCAAACATACAGTGTCTTTACGACATGGCGGCAGCGGCAACAACAATACCACCACGAGAAttatttctttgcgtgaacatctgagcatcgttatgcaaatcttcccacatagtgacttagagatgtgggggcgtttTAGAACGAGACGTTTCAGGGGGGTGTGGTGGACcgttaactttgataaagaatatctttttgaatttgagactttagtctttgcagatcttttgcaccaagagcttgtaacactccaaagagaaaggaaagattgggattgcatcatatgacccatttaaacaTCTGCAGTAACCGCATtctaatattacataatatagaaaatatatataataaccttGTTTGTCCCACAAACCATGCCCTACCACACATTTTTGACCGACTGAAAAACTGTGCCACATTAGGTTAATCATACTGTCCCACTTTTCTGAACCACATTTCCTAAAGTGAGACGCTGggaaatttgataaaaatataaaatatatagtttatacaAACAAAGTTATACTATATTTTGATGGACataattaaactatattttaaatgtttataattaatttatactcGTAAGTTTGTCCAAACTCTATGTCACTGAGTGTCACTATGCCAGGTCTTCCAGAAgcagaagagaaagaaagcaccaggcccagattgtgttacaccaccctgtctgaaaacctgtgctgaccagctggcccccatccaACAGAtcactgtatgtattttttttattgtttgagtcACTTATGAAAAGTTGCTAAAAGCtgccaaataaatgaaaaaatagctACATTTGTTGATAGGTTCTTTTGGACGAAAAAGTTGCTAAATTGCTAAATTGGCAACACTGCAGGCAATCCATCTTTTAAACACTTGACAATAATTGTGGAACACACTATTTATACACTTAtatacttatttatctaacacataCTTATTTGTTAAAGTGAAGTGATATGCGGCCGAGTATGATAttccatactctgaatttgttctctgcatttaacccatccaagtgcacacccatccggagcagtgggcagctaatgctgtggtgcccagggagcagtttggggttcggtgccttgctcaaggttcTCACCCAGGGAAaattttaagatttttgttttaggGGGACTCAACCACCAAATAgggtataataataaaacataataataaacatataaatacatttttaaaataaatggctAATAAGGTAAGGTGGTAAACTAAActtattgcattttattgcattttgcaaCTTATTGTATTCCATTACATCATTTATTCAGGTATACTGAATAAGCCATACAAGTCTTCCTGAatcctgatctctctctctctctctctctctctctctctcaaacacaaaaTTGTACTGTTTGCTAGTAGCCTACAACCCTTTCTTTATCTTTAATATGCAAACCGTTTTGCCACATGTACATGTTTTATATTAGAAGTaaagttttcaaataaaaatggcaaCATGGTCGTTTAATGTGTTAAGTAGGCTACTtcattttcgctggaggaaacagctatTGTGAGATGAGGGTGAACGCAGCGGAAACTTTACAGGAGATGGAAAACCGATTTTCCCCCCATTATATTTtgcaaactgtatttatgactgCACACAGATGCAGATATTATAACAGTCCatcgagaaacacacacacacacacacacacacatattgtcctctctgtctctcggtctgcggattgaagaacGCGCTATATAAGACGGGAAGGAGCCGATCGAAGTCTGCCGCCGTTTTCATATGAAATATAAAGGCAATCACGCATTCGTGTACAGTTTATGGAGATAATCGCAAAATGCTTAATTCAGTCAGTATTAATATTCGTTTAATTTCTTGATTCAAGTGAAAAAAGGCTAGTGAGTTTCGCCGTattgcactgacacaaaaatttCTAAAGGCAACCAACAGGTGTCGCAAACGCCTCGCTATGAGGGATGCACTAGCGCGAGAGACTTGCCAATGACCGCAGAGAAGGGGATTCcgcatttacagtaggctaataattaaaaaatgcactaCTACGTGACAAACAGAATAATTTGTAGATTTGTAGatccttgaagaaaaaaaaagtccgaCAAAATTTCCCCAGAATTGCCATACCCAAATTCACAATCACAATCTATAATAGAATATCCAATAGAAAATCTGGCACGCGAAATGTGTTAATTAAACCCAGAGGATTCCGAACTGTCTCGTTCAACAAATCCATCTCCAGACATCACTGAAATCAATGTTGCCCAGTCTCCGTTCTGCTCGGTGTACACCGTGTACATGAACTGGCAGTAACGGGGTTTACCAGTCTCGTACAGACAGAGGGGGGCATCCGAGTGTGCGGGCAAGAGCTGTACAGTAAACAATTCTGATACGCTTGCAATGATATACAGCAGAACTGCATGCTAGTGCAGACGTCGCATGCCGCATGTGCACGCCTGTCAGTGGAGCCTGGGTGCACATAGCCATATAAGCTGGAGCAGGAGGAAAACAAGCTCACGCGCTTATTTGGGCTCTCCTCGAGGTACCGTGATTGCATGATGAGAGAGAAGAGAACTGCAGCTATAATGAACGAATGTAAAATCTACCCCAGATTTTAGGCAGACATTGAAAAAAGAAACTCGGCCAGCAATGGAGAACCAGGCGGCGATGGAGCCGCAGAGCTACGAGGACGTACGGAAAAGCGGTTATCTCCGCAAGCAGAAATCTATGCACCGGCGCTTTTTCGTTCTCCGGTCTGCCTCGGAGCAGGGCCCGGCCAGACTCGAATATtatgaaaacgaaaaaaaattcCGAAGCAAATCACCGGTCCCAAAGAAAGCAGTGAACCTGGACTCTTGCTTCAACATCAACAAACGGGCAGATTCAAAGAACAAGCACATGATAGTGCTGTATACCCGCGGGGAGAGCTTTGCCATAGCTGCCGACACCGAAGAGGTCCAAAACGAATGGTACCAGGCCATGCTGGATCTACAATGTAAATGTGAgccagaaaattattattataaccgtGAGTTGAATTAGTGAAAGATCTGTCATTCACATATAGGCTGCAGCATGGACCTTCGTGGTTGTAGTAGCTTAACCTGCCCATGTTGCGTGTTGATGATGGGAGCCCCCTTGCATTAGTGGATCTATATTTGCAAAGCTGTTCGGATTCAAATGCAAGTTCAACCCCACCCGTCTTTTTAATAGCCACCACACCTGATAATCTGGACGCACGCGGTATTAAAATGACCAAATTGCGGCGTTTGCTTTGTAGAGCCATTCAATACATTCATACATGACGAACTCGTAATTTGATTTCAATTAGACTGCTTATAGAAAATCGAGATGtggaatatttcatatttaaatgctcTTCATCACAGAACTACTACAGTGCGTAGTGCAAGAGTGGCGCATTGTGCAGCGGACGCTGCTGCAGCACTCacgactgtttttgtttttctacacATTTGTGCATGTTGTGCGTGTAACCTACATTTCTGTCATAGCGATTCTGCCGGGGAGGGGAGCCGCGGCTGCCGTGCTTGTTTATTGGAATACGGGTCTCCCCCTTCCCCATCTCTCTTGTTTTGGTAGaatatgaacccccccccccccccctctgctGAATGAACCGATCACCGGGTTGAACAGCAGGCCATCAGCGTGATGATATGGAGACATTAGTTGCCGAGCAAGCGATTCTATAAAGCTTTCTCGGTTTGATTAGCGTCAGTAAAGGCTATAATGGATTCACTTGGCTGTAGCGTTTTTATCAAGCTGCTGCACAGAGAGCATCTTCaattttgtcgttttttttttacaaggacgCTACAAAATACTATATGCAAGTGTGGGTTGCAAACAAATCGGTTACAACCAGTAAGTATATAGTCAAACCATTAAGAATTAATCCTGACCTATCTGATTGGCTTGGATGgcacagaactttttttttttaaataatatatatattaacaaatatatatatatatattaaattaaataaattaaattaaatttatgcattaggcagacgcttttatccaaagcgacttacagtgcattcagactatacatttttacatatcatgtgttccgtGTTCCCGGGGAATCCCCGACCTTGCGGttaatagcaatatatatatatatatatatatatatatatatatatatatatatatatatatatatataaacgttcaCCCTTTTGAACTGCACAAAATGTGAGGATAAATTATGTGGTaattaagtatttaaaatatgtgtgtatatttaattaaataggaTGATTTCGTGGCAGTTCTATTAAGAAGATGACATTGGGTTAGAAAAGACAAACATGTACAATATATATAACATTGTACTTGTTTTTTCCCCCACTTATGAAATTCAACCACTCAACAAGTTTTAGAATGTGACCAGCAAGTTACTTATTTTCTACATATTAGCATGGTTTAATAAAAAAGCTTTCTTTAACTAATACTGTTCTTtatggaaaaaatataaatttttgtgaCAATTCTTATTTgaaga contains the following coding sequences:
- the si:ch211-284e13.5 gene encoding zinc finger protein 460 produces the protein MAVNAGPANSAVIADVSFSFQDELTATLQNALGVAVEIAVAEITRLLDRALKDVQVRIQQALRDNSALKFKLQTAETQLSNVCGRLNQQPQNFEDFNVSRELVTTPISCSGVQRGGSQLNPLNNVRQQTEHAVDSKHVYEVCGHRETDVFQRGPVCGNPQGGACAQASSLLEESTPYRLEETNDFKNEQHSMTKTEQGCAEMVTNVLSEDSSLEVAVKVEKEEGYGEPVPVTLSVVEEPNSDRLSLAQSQLLEDWRPEPLQSESCQTNMHCQSTSQSLDFLSSSSSGQQSHFPKLHNNYKGPERHAFPPGRRLYRCGLCERDFNRKQHLKIHQRIHTGERPYTCSICSARFRHALTLKRHSRIHTGEKPYVCEQCGKTFRNDGGLKFHQCS